One window of the Felis catus isolate Fca126 chromosome E3, F.catus_Fca126_mat1.0, whole genome shotgun sequence genome contains the following:
- the PAM16 gene encoding mitochondrial import inner membrane translocase subunit TIM16 isoform X2: MPWQLVGLQAQVSAKYLAQIIVMGVQVVGRAFARALRQEFAASRAAADARGRAGHQSAAASNLSGLSLQEAQQILNVSKLSPEEIQKNYEHLFKVNDKSVGGSFYLQSKVVRARERLQEELRIQAQEDREKEQMPKT, translated from the exons ATGCCATGGCAGCTGGTTGGTCTTCAGGCCCAAGTGTCA GCTAAATACCTGGCCCAGATCATTGTGATGGGGGTGCAGGTGGTGGGCAGGGCCTTTGCCCGAGCCCTGCGGCAGGAGTTTGcag CCAGCCGGGCAGCAGCTGACGCTCGGGGACGTGCTGGACACCAGTCTGCAGCTGCCTCCAACCTGTCCGGCCTCAGCCTCCAGGAGGCACAGCAGATTCTCAATGTCTCCAAGCTGAGCCCCGAGGAGATCCAGAAG aaCTACGAACACCTATTCAAGGTGAACGACAAATCCGTGGGTGGCTCCTTCTACCTGCAGTCCAAG GTGGTCCGAGCCAGGGAGCGCCTGCAGGAGGAGCTCAGAATCCAGGcccaggaggacagagagaaggagcagaTGCCCAAAACGTGA
- the PAM16 gene encoding mitochondrial import inner membrane translocase subunit TIM16 isoform X1, whose product MAKYLAQIIVMGVQVVGRAFARALRQEFAASRAAADARGRAGHQSAAASNLSGLSLQEAQQILNVSKLSPEEIQKNYEHLFKVNDKSVGGSFYLQSKVVRARERLQEELRIQAQEDREKEQMPKT is encoded by the exons ATG GCTAAATACCTGGCCCAGATCATTGTGATGGGGGTGCAGGTGGTGGGCAGGGCCTTTGCCCGAGCCCTGCGGCAGGAGTTTGcag CCAGCCGGGCAGCAGCTGACGCTCGGGGACGTGCTGGACACCAGTCTGCAGCTGCCTCCAACCTGTCCGGCCTCAGCCTCCAGGAGGCACAGCAGATTCTCAATGTCTCCAAGCTGAGCCCCGAGGAGATCCAGAAG aaCTACGAACACCTATTCAAGGTGAACGACAAATCCGTGGGTGGCTCCTTCTACCTGCAGTCCAAG GTGGTCCGAGCCAGGGAGCGCCTGCAGGAGGAGCTCAGAATCCAGGcccaggaggacagagagaaggagcagaTGCCCAAAACGTGA